A genome region from Trichoderma asperellum chromosome 7, complete sequence includes the following:
- a CDS encoding uncharacterized protein (EggNog:ENOG41), with protein MADSEDVIVRRDFSETMKFSRVPDSSSRGGIKRFMSHTPAWRPAGELPWAKANPDGFKKGNMTDFPPSAFGGHVYAQAPLVAAKAVEEEDKSGNGAGKLGIHSIQGVFTKPGAMDRPFVYDVTDIHSSRTFATKLVQARQPTEASSQPKGPYPLSDADRPLGDVRFACLTTFKRPMPSPADEQMKSAQERYADILSQRAPDEWEASPQLDVEAVTDLFPNAGHGGFPMLDMYKVDMRAYNAGKEVPDRRQLILYRPHKPIAQDDPNAHIVAHAFEADRNGLIMLTNHLGWGYTLGAAASLSYAFYVHVNAEEAVMKGDGWWIQEVYWPRTAAGRGLLESRIWSPEGIHVASGYQDGVALPSQKGLEWKKKAETKL; from the exons ATGGCTGATTCCGAAGACGTGATTGTCCGCAGGGACTTTTCCGAGACAATGAAGTTCTCGCGGGTCCccgacagcagctccagagGTGGCATCAAGAGATTCATGAGCCATACGCCGGCCTGGAGACCTGCCGGAGAGCTGCCCTGGGCGAAAGCCAACCCAGATGGGTTCAAAAAGGGCAACATGACGGATTTCCCACCCTCGGCATTTGGAGGACACGTTTATGCCCAGGCACCTTTGGTTGCGGCCAAGgcggtggaagaggaggacaaaTCCGGCAATGGAGCGGGCAAGCTTGGCATCCAT TCCATCCAGGGTGTCTTCACAAAGCCCGGAGCGATGGATCGACCGTTTGTCTACGACGTGACAGACATCCACTCAAGTCGCACGTTTGCAACCAAGCTTGTCCAGGCGCGGCAGCCTACAGAAGCATCAAGTCAGCCGAAAGGGCCGTACCCGCTGTCTGACGCAGATCGGCCACTGGGCGACGTCAGGTTTGCCTGTCTAACAACGTTCAAGCGTCCCATGCCTTCTCCCGCAGACGAGCAGATGAAGTCGGCGCAGGAGCGATATGCCGACATCCTCTCGCAGCGCGCGCCAGACGAATGGGAGGCCAGTCCTCAGCTGGACGTTGAGGCCGTCACGGATCTGTTCCCCAACGCGGGCCATGGGGGGTTTCCGATGCTGGACATGTACAAGGTCGACATGAGGGCCTACAACGCTGGCAAAGAGGTCCCGGATCGGCGTCAGCTCATCCTGTATCGGCCACACAAGCCAATTGCCCAGGACGATCCCAATGCGCACATCGTGGCACACGCGTTTGAGGCGGACCGCAACGGACTCATCATGCTGACCAACCATCTCGGCTGGGGCTACACTCTCGGCGCTGCGGCCAGCTTGTCATATGCCTTCTATGTGCACGTCAACGCCGAAGAGGCCGTGATGAAGGGCGATGGATGGTGGATTCAGGAGGTGTACTGGCCGAGAACCGCTGCGGGCAGAGGGCTGTTGGAGAGTCGGATATGGAGTCCGGAGGGAATCCATGTGGCGAGCGGGTATCAGGACGGGGTGGCGCTGCCGTCACAGAAGGGGCTcgagtggaagaagaaggccgagacGAAGCTCTGA
- a CDS encoding uncharacterized protein (EggNog:ENOG41) — protein MQTPAANRIAAHSRHESSWDSLDALLARQDPEAEKKREAHAHLQRNPNDKALQKVFKHYSDNSSKFKKIRDIFGEHGRYHPNQLIGKRCLPEQGLCQMEAMYKLACKISDLQCLQNNGKLMMDPFDFIRWRVIKKAASLLVMPGDTPKPFLRSIVYRLGDDCNDIKGKIYEDSVMRQAALLSARERNLLNSYGPRKKFIKGGGRQTHLPFRRVIRNVQARRPRLLSGDVNNGTSEASRQVEGQQARPNAVPPIYTGINDYRARQQQRLQAQRRENDK, from the exons ATGCAAACGCCAGCTGCAAACAGAATCGCTGCCCACTCCAGGCAC GAGAGCTCGTGGGATTCGCTCGACGCCTTATTGGCGAGACAAGATCCAGAagccgagaagaagcgagaagcACATGCTCATCTTCAGCGTAACCCTAATGATAAGGCACTGCAAAAGGTATTCAAGCACTATTCCGACAACTCGAGCAAGTTTAAAAAGATTCGGGACATCTTTGGAGAGCACGGTAGATATCACCCTAACCAGCTTATTGGAAAGAGATGTCTTCCTGAGCAAGGGCTGTGTCAAATGGAGGCCATGTATAAGCTTGCCTGCAAAATATCTGACCTTCAATGCTTGCAAAACAATGGTAAGCTTATGATGGACCCATTCGATTTTATCAGGTGGCGAGTGATAAAGAAGGCAGCGAGCCTGCTTGTCATGCCTGGCGACACTCCGAAACCCTTTCTCCGGTCGATTGTCTATAGGCTTGGCGATGATTGCAACGACATCAAGGGCAAGATATACGAGGATTCTGTCATGAGACAGGCAGCTCTTCTTTCGGCTCGGGAGAGAAACCTCCTAAACAGCTACGGTCCCAGGAAGAAGTTTATCAAGGGCGGTGGGCGGCAGACGCATTTGCCATTCAGAAGAGTCATTCGGAACGTCCAAGCACGGAGACCGAGACTGTTGAGCGGTGATGTCAATAACGGCACTTCTGAAGCGTCTAGACAAGTTGAAGGGCAGCAAGCCCGTCCCAATGCGGTGCCCCCTATTTATACTGGCATTAACGACTACCGAGCCagacagcagcaacggcTGCAGGCTCAGCGACGCGAGAACGACAAGTAA
- the COX4 gene encoding Cytochrome c oxidase subunit 4 (BUSCO:EOG092D4EPH), with protein sequence MKKKSTAHTYSLVTCCQCPPSDWPIPCPKLGPLYPSWVPKSDHPANPSNETKPLFPHVQTSNPTKHPPSLPQSPNPRDFDKMFLQRTAIAAARRAAVAPAIARGFTTSIARRSAGPSTPSEQAAALAGTAQKKVGTYKTISEIKTEDDLIGPGGQPGAVPTDLEQATGLERLEILGKMESVDIFDMRPLDASRKGTMESPILVRSAGDEQLAGCTGYPADSHVVVWLGLSKERPLERCPECGSVYKMDYIGPEDHGHDHGHGHHAQEIAEPKTFADFVKPEYRYQ encoded by the exons atgaagaaaaaaagcacagcTCACACCTACAGCTTAGTCACGTGCTGCCAATGCCCCCCCTCTGATTGGCCAATTCCCTGCCCCAAACTGGGGCCTCTTTACCCATCATGGGTTCCCAAATCAGACCATCCGGCAAATCCCTCGAACGAAACGAAGCCTCTTTTTCCCCACGTTCAAACCTCGAATCCGACGAAGCACCCCCCTTCCCTCCCCCAATCACCAAACCCCCGGGACTTCGACAAAATGTTCTTGCAACGAACTGCTATTGCTGCGGCTCGCCGCGCCGCCGTCGCTCCGGCCATTGCTCGCGGCTTCACCACCTCTATTGCTCGCC GTTCTGCTGGTCCTTCCACCCCCAGCgagcaggctgctgctcttgccgGCACCGCCCAGAAGAAGGTTGGAACTTACAAGACCATCTCTG AGATAAAGACCGAGGACGACCTCATCGGACCCGGTGGCCAGCCTGGCGCCGTCCCTACCGATCTCGAGCAGGCCACCGGTCTTGAGCGTCTGGAAATCCTCGGAAAGATGGAGAGCGTTGACATTTTCGACATGCGACCCCTCGACGCCAGCCGCAAGGGAACCATGGAGAGCCCTATCCTGGTGCGCTCCGCTGGTGATGAGCAGCTTGCTGGTTGCACCGGTTATCCCGCCGACTCCCACGTCGTCGTCTGGCTCGGC CTTTCCAAGGAGCGTCCTCTGGAGCGATGCCCCGAGTGCGGCAGCGTCTACAAGATGGACTACATTGGACCCGAGGACCACGGCCACGACCACGGCCACGGACACCACGCCCAGGAGATTGCCGAGCCCAAGACCTTTGCCGACTTCGTCAAGCCCGAGTACCGCTACCAGTAA
- a CDS encoding uncharacterized protein (TransMembrane:1 (i47-71o)~CAZy:GT15) codes for MDIFRRKGSAGPSHGLPTSDEKRSKNKGMASRLAFFQRPLRLRGNSAVSIPLGVVLVFPVLVVVLILMLFVRHPSSPGRILMPAGSPPAIRKISEKHDKVFVTGCLEPDTSQPRANAAFVVLARNKEIDGVIQSIKSVERHFNRWYHYPYVFLNDAEFDETFKETVRNYTSGAVEFGKVEPGTWGFPDWIDEKVAKEGIAKQGDAAVMYGGMESYHFMCRFYSGFFYNHPLLLKYEWYWRVEPEITYFCDITYDPFLKMIENNKTYGFTIAVKELRETVPNIFRYASAYKRNNNLTSQGLWEMFVEPQEPKEQHDDPNALPDEPKPSSQAPIDPEAMEGEKYNMCHFWSNFEIAKLSWFRSKEYNDFFEMMDRSGGFWMERWGDAPIHSLAAGALLAPRDIHYFRDFGYRHTTIQHCPANAPARQLPRPPFLEMTTLDERKRVEEDQYWESWDEAKENGVGCRCRCDTDIVDVEGKDGSCLAEWVDVAGGWASP; via the exons ATGGACATTTTCCGGCGAAAGGGGTCCGCGGGACCCTCCCACGGGCTGCCGACTTCAGACGAGAAGCGATCAAAAAACAAGGGCATGGCCTCAAGATTGGCGTTTTTCCAGAggccgctgcggctgcgcGGCAACTCGGCGGTTTCCATCCCGCTGGGCGTGGTGCTCGTCTTCCCGGTGCTGGTTGTTGTGCTCATCCTGATGCTGTTCGTCAGGCATCCCAGCTCTCCAGGCAGGATATTGATGCCCGCTGGTTCTCCGCCAGCCATTCG GAAAATCAGCGAAAAACACGACAAAGTATTCGTCACCGGTTGCCTCGAGCCCGATACTTCACAACCACGAGCCAACGCTGCCTTTGTTGTGTTGGCCAGGAACAAGGAAATTGACGGCGTAATTCAGTCCATCAAGTCTGTCGAGCGGCATTTCAATCGCTGGTACCACTACCCTTATGTCTTCCTCAACGACGCCGAATTCGATGAAACCTTCAAGGAGACTGTACGAAACTATACATCGGGAGCTGTCGAGTTTGGCAAGGTCGAGCCAGGCACTTGGGGCTTCCCGGACTGGATTGACGAGAAAGTTGCCAAGGAGGGAATTGCCAAGCAGGGCGACGCTGCGGTCATGTATGGTGGCATGGAGAGCTACCACTTCATGTGTCGCTTCTACTCTGG CTTCTTCTACAACCACCCTCTTCTGCTCAAGTACGAATGGTACTGGCGCGTGGAGCCCGAAATCACCTACTTCTGCGACATCACCTA TGATCCTTTCTTAAAGATGATCGAGAACAACAAGACGTACGGCTTTACCATTGCTGTCAAGGAGCTTCGCGAGACCGTCCCCAACATCTTCCGTTATGCCTCGGCGTACAAGCGAAACAACAACCTGACGTCACAGGGCCTTTGGGAAATGTTTGTGGAACCTCAAGAGCCAAAGGAACAGCATGACGACCCCAATGCCCTGCCCGATGAACCCaagccaagcagccaagcaCCCATTGATCCCGAGGCTATGGAGGGCGAAAAGTACAACATGTGCCATTTCTGGTCCAACTTTGAAATTGCGAAGCTCAGCTGGTTCCGCAGCAAAGAGTACAACGACTTCTTTGAGATGATGGATCGCAGCGGTGGGTTCTGGATGGAACGG TGGGGAGACGCTCCCATCCACTCTCTGGCCGCTGGTGCTCTCCTGGCTCCCCGGGACATCCACTATTTCAGAGACTTTGGATACCGACACACGACTATCCAGCACTGCCCCGCGAATGCTCCCGCTCGACAGCTTCCTCGACCCCCCTTCCTCGAGATGACCACCCTGGACGAGCGAAAACGAGTCGAAGAAGACCAGTACTGGGAAAGCTGGGATGAAGCCAAGGAGAACGGTGTtggatgccgatgccgatgcgACACTGacattgttgatgttgagggCAAGGATGGTTCATGCCTGGCCGAGTGGGTGGACGTTGCTGGTGGCTGGGCCTCGCCATAA
- a CDS encoding uncharacterized protein (SECRETED:SignalP(1-18)~EggNog:ENOG41~TransMembrane:1 (n4-14c18/19o403-423i)) has protein sequence MAEAVGLALSVLPIVIWALEKYSEPFEAYSSYHNAISTLQANLQIQRMHLEATFQSIGLRHPTPRELHECLQHKFPQNHNELLFIIRQMDDLMVRLMENLQVDISRKPLWTHESPERAAWEWRRVKRSFRANKCDRIIHDLRNWNDDLRHLINSAETLPDDESYAVRRVRRLYNRSNCESVRSTLRSLHRALQHGLSGDGAECHQVCIELNSLHVGGFPLLTFRIGILHEPSGPRTSPWKLFYAAGEAVRENSGTISPPISLSRPSTLRSRRSSYSQGLRDRAHSIWSKSRDSFIKQLPTPRASVEDASISSATPILPERVTIRPRPITNLCEKLESAAAGEGFGSIKDLDDPSSPHERTFSLSHLSRNHDTVIRDVSLEKILATESQRVAPAIQPLSAKRRYGIAASLAWAVLYLADSPWLAQGLDRRKIKLFLQRKQSSGYISLSEKAYLSCLISKPTSLPSPASSTTSLRKGTAPKNLIFELGILLIELAVNQSFSEESLSAILKDDFRPLKLHLNRVEQEAGIYYFNAAQRCVYGVFLADQGQMDFDLDKFQHEFYSTVVAPLQATYDSR, from the exons ATGGCAGAGGCAGTAGGACTGGCCCTCAGCGTGCTGCCAATCGTCATCTGGGCCTTGGAAAAGTACTCTGAGCCGTTCGAGGCCTACAGCAGCTATCACAATGCGATTAGCACGCTGCAGGCCAATCTGCAGATCCAGCGGATGCATCTCGAGGCCACTTTTCAGAGCATCGGCCTGCGGCATCCGACGCCTCGCGAGCTGCATGAGTGCCTGCAGCACAAATTCCCACAGAACCACAATGAGCTCCTCTTTATTATTCGGCAGATGGACGACCTGATGGTGAGGTTGATGGAGAATCTACAAGTAGACATAAGCCGAAAA CCCCTCTGGACGCACGAGTCTCCCGAAAGAGCAGCCTGGGAATGGCGCCGCGTCAAGCGCAGCTTCCGCGCAAACAAATGCGACAGGATCATCCACGACCTGCGCAACTGGAACGACGACCTGAGGCATCTCATCAACAGCGCAGAAACTTTGCCGGATGATGAGAGCTACGCCGTAAGGAGAGTGAGGCGGCTGTATAATCGGAGCAACTGCGAGTCTGTACGAAGCACTCTCAGATCTCTCCACCGCGCTCTCCAGCATGGGCTGAGTGGTGACGGCGCCGAGTGCCATCAAGTGTGCATCGAGCTGAATAGTCTTCATGTAGGAGGCTTTCCGCTGCTGACATTTCGTATCGGGATTCTGCATGAGCCGAGTGGACCTCGGACGAGTCCATGGAAGCTCTTCTATGCCGCTGGCGAGGCGGTCAGAGAGAATTCAGGAACGATATCGCCGCCGATTTCATTATCTAGACCCTCGACTCTACGATCAAGGCGATCGTCTTATTCGCAGGGATTGCGAGACAGGGCTCATAGCATATGGAGCAAATCGCGGGATTCATTTATTAAACAGCTTCCGACACCCAGAGCCAGTGTAGAAGACGCATCAATCTCGTCTGCTACACCAATATTACCAGAACGTGTCACAATACGCCCTCGGCCAATAACGAACCTCTGCGAGAAGTTAGAATCCGCTGCCGCCGGAGAAGGATTTGGCTCCATCAAAGATCTTGACGACCCTTCATCGCCTCATGAGCGAACATTTTCATTAAGTCACCTCTCTCGTAACCATGACACGGTAATCAGAGATGTCTCGCTCGAAAAGATCCTCGCAACAGAGTCCCAGCGAGTAGCTCCCGCCATCCAACCTCTCTCCGCAAAGAGACGATACGGCATCGCCGCTTCTCTCGCATGGGCGGTGCTGTATCTCGCAGACAGCCCCTGGCTCGCCCAAGGCCTAGACAGACGCAAGATCAAGTTATTCCTGCAGAGAAAGCAATCCAGCGGCTACATCAGCCTCTCAGAAAAAGCATACCTCTCATGCCTCATCTCTAAACCAACATCCCTaccatcgccagcatcgTCCACCACCTCACTACGAAAAGGCACCGCCCCAAAGAATCTCATCTTCGAGCTGGGAATCCTCCTCATCGAACTCGCCGTCAACCAATCCTTCAGCGAAGAATCCCTCTCCGCCATTCTCAAGGACGACTTCCGCCCGCTAAAGCTACATCTCAATCGTGTAGAGCAAGAGGCCGGGATATATTACTTCAATGCCGCGCAACGATGCGTATACGGCGTCTTTCTAGCAGATCAGGGCCAGATGGACTTTGATCTGGACAAGTTCCAGCATGAGTTTTATAGTACAGTTGTGGCGCCTTTGCAAGCAACGTATGATTCACGATAG